Proteins encoded within one genomic window of Sporichthyaceae bacterium:
- the trpD gene encoding anthranilate phosphoribosyltransferase, with protein sequence MTRSWSSVLGALLRHEDLAAEDTAWAMDQIMGGDATAAQIAGFAVALRAKGETVAEFEGLTRAMLGRATLIEVPGDIVDIVGTGGDQAHTVNISTMATIVVAGTGARVVKHGNRAASSSCGTADVLEELGVALDLPPAEVAAVAIEAGVTFCFAPVFHPALRHAAGPRRELGVPTMFNFLGPLGNPARPGFQALGVAERRMAPVMAGVLAGRGVEALVFRGDDGLDELSTAATSSYWEVRSGTVTPGSLDPTVLGVPRSDPGALRGGDVKFNAAAVRDLLAGKVGPVRDAVLLNAAAALAMLDRGPEPLVQRMASGLRVAAESVDSGAAAAALERWIAATRSRAGR encoded by the coding sequence GTGACCCGCAGCTGGTCGAGCGTGCTCGGGGCGTTGCTGCGCCACGAGGACCTGGCGGCCGAGGACACCGCCTGGGCGATGGACCAGATCATGGGCGGCGACGCCACCGCGGCGCAGATCGCCGGGTTCGCCGTTGCGCTGCGTGCCAAGGGCGAGACCGTGGCGGAGTTCGAAGGCCTGACCCGGGCGATGCTGGGCCGGGCGACGCTGATCGAGGTCCCGGGGGACATCGTCGACATCGTCGGCACCGGGGGGGACCAGGCGCACACCGTCAACATCTCGACGATGGCCACGATCGTGGTCGCCGGCACCGGGGCCCGGGTGGTCAAGCACGGCAACCGTGCGGCGTCGTCCTCGTGCGGCACCGCCGACGTGCTCGAGGAGCTCGGGGTTGCGCTGGACCTGCCGCCCGCGGAGGTGGCTGCCGTGGCGATCGAGGCCGGGGTGACGTTCTGCTTCGCTCCGGTGTTCCACCCGGCGCTGCGGCACGCCGCCGGTCCGCGCCGGGAGTTGGGCGTGCCGACGATGTTCAACTTCCTCGGGCCGCTGGGAAACCCGGCTCGGCCCGGTTTCCAGGCCCTCGGGGTCGCCGAGCGGCGGATGGCCCCGGTGATGGCCGGGGTGCTGGCCGGGCGTGGGGTCGAGGCACTGGTGTTCCGCGGCGACGACGGCCTGGACGAACTCAGCACCGCGGCCACCTCCAGCTACTGGGAGGTGCGCTCCGGGACGGTCACGCCCGGATCGTTGGACCCGACCGTGCTCGGGGTGCCCCGTTCGGATCCCGGCGCGCTGCGCGGCGGCGACGTGAAGTTCAACGCCGCCGCGGTCCGCGACCTGCTGGCCGGGAAGGTCGGTCCGGTGCGCGACGCCGTGCTGCTGAACGCGGCGGCGGCGTTGGCGATGCTGGATCGCGGCCCGGAGCCGCTGGTGCAGCGGATGGCGAGCGGGCTGCGGGTTGCGGCCGAGTCGGTCGACTCCGGGGCGGCCGCGGCCGCGCTGGAGCGTTGGATCGCCGCTACCCGCAGCCGGGCCGGCCGCTGA
- a CDS encoding ubiquinol-cytochrome c reductase cytochrome b subunit translates to MSSPAAKIGGGVATYLDERIGSNAGAKRNLRKVFPEHWSFMLGEIALYSFIICLLSGTYLTLFFQPSMNEVAYHGSYVPLQGISMSQAYESTIRISFDVRGGLLMRQIHHWAALIFVAAIVVHLFRIFFTGAFRKPRELNWLIGNGLLTLALLEGFAGYSLPDDLLSGTGLRIFMAVIASVPVVGTYLSFFMLGGEFPGQDVIPRLFVAHVLLVPGIILLLITMHLMLVVVQKHTQFPGPGRTNENVVGFPLMPVYMAKAGGFFFVVFGLCALLGGIAQINPIWLYGPYYPDQISAGSQPDWYIGFLEGSLRAMPNLETHLWGHTVMWNILVPAVILPGIMMTLLAVYPFIEAFVTSDKREHHLLDRPRDNPVRTALGAMSIAFYGLLWMNGGNDLIAYAFHTEISYVTRFTQVALIVVPPIVFKVTKRACLGLQRKDLARVLHGRETGIIKRLPNGEFIEIHEPISAEQRFKLMARLDHPAIDAGPATDADGIPAPAAGVNKVRARLSRFWYADRLPKPSAEEYAELTSGHGDHGHH, encoded by the coding sequence ATGAGTAGTCCGGCGGCGAAGATCGGTGGCGGGGTCGCCACCTACCTCGACGAGCGCATCGGGTCCAACGCCGGTGCCAAGAGGAACCTGCGCAAGGTGTTCCCCGAGCACTGGTCGTTCATGCTCGGCGAGATCGCGCTCTACAGCTTCATCATCTGCCTGCTGTCCGGCACGTACCTGACGCTGTTCTTCCAGCCCAGCATGAACGAGGTCGCCTACCACGGCTCCTACGTGCCGTTGCAGGGCATCTCGATGTCCCAGGCCTACGAGTCGACAATTCGCATCTCGTTCGACGTCCGCGGTGGCCTGCTGATGCGGCAGATCCACCACTGGGCCGCACTGATCTTCGTCGCGGCGATCGTGGTGCACCTGTTCCGGATCTTCTTCACCGGCGCGTTCCGCAAGCCGCGGGAACTCAACTGGTTGATCGGCAACGGCCTTCTTACCCTCGCCCTGCTGGAAGGATTCGCCGGCTACTCACTGCCCGACGACCTGCTCTCCGGCACGGGTCTGCGGATCTTCATGGCCGTGATCGCCTCGGTCCCCGTGGTCGGCACCTACCTGAGCTTCTTCATGCTCGGCGGCGAGTTCCCCGGGCAGGACGTCATTCCACGCCTGTTCGTCGCCCACGTCCTCCTCGTCCCCGGCATCATCCTGCTGCTGATCACGATGCACCTGATGCTGGTCGTCGTGCAGAAGCACACCCAGTTCCCCGGACCGGGCCGCACCAACGAGAACGTCGTCGGGTTCCCGCTCATGCCGGTCTACATGGCCAAGGCGGGCGGCTTCTTCTTCGTCGTGTTCGGCCTCTGCGCCCTGCTCGGCGGCATCGCCCAGATCAACCCGATCTGGTTGTACGGCCCCTACTATCCGGACCAGATATCCGCCGGCTCACAACCGGACTGGTACATCGGGTTCCTCGAGGGCTCGCTACGTGCGATGCCGAACCTGGAGACCCACCTCTGGGGCCACACGGTCATGTGGAACATCTTGGTCCCGGCAGTGATCCTGCCCGGGATCATGATGACCCTGTTGGCGGTCTATCCGTTCATCGAGGCGTTCGTCACCAGTGACAAGCGGGAGCATCACCTGCTCGACCGGCCCCGCGACAACCCGGTCCGCACGGCGCTGGGCGCGATGTCGATCGCGTTCTACGGCTTGCTGTGGATGAACGGCGGCAACGACCTCATCGCCTACGCCTTCCACACCGAGATCAGCTACGTCACCAGGTTCACGCAGGTCGCGTTGATCGTCGTGCCACCGATTGTGTTCAAGGTGACCAAACGCGCTTGCCTGGGCCTGCAGCGCAAGGATCTCGCCCGGGTCCTGCACGGCCGGGAGACGGGCATCATCAAGCGCCTGCCCAACGGCGAGTTCATCGAGATCCACGAGCCGATCAGCGCCGAGCAGCGGTTCAAGCTGATGGCCCGGCTCGACCACCCGGCGATCGATGCCGGCCCGGCCACCGACGCCGACGGCATCCCGGCCCCGGCCGCGGGCGTCAACAAGGTCCGCGCCCGGCTCTCGCGCTTCTGGTACGCCGACCGGCTGCCGAAGCCGAGCGCCGAGGAGTACGCGGAGCTCACCAGCGGCCACGGGGACCACGGCCACCACTGA
- a CDS encoding Rieske 2Fe-2S domain-containing protein, with product MNEHTDDGHGAELAHLVDDPFADPGLHHGEPRRTDVDERAAKRAERQVAALFGLSTVATVAFVVCFVAIDPHTVLRVLGLGKVSAMNFALGITLAISMLGIGFGQIHWARKLMNSEEMVQERHPMKSSAADTAEVLEMAKAGAADSALPRRKLIWMSLAGAMAAFPVTLIIPLRDLGPLPKKTLLSTVWADPKRRQLVQANSGARVRPEDMEAGSLMSIHPGGGEITQEELAKAAVMIIRMRPEEVLNQAEANKGYQGIMAFSKICSHAGCPLGLYEHSTHHMLCPCHQSTFDLAKGGKVIFGPAARNLPQLAITVDKDGYLVAERDFDEPVGPSFWERS from the coding sequence ATGAACGAGCACACCGACGACGGCCACGGCGCCGAGTTGGCACACCTGGTCGACGACCCGTTCGCCGACCCGGGCCTGCACCACGGCGAGCCGCGCCGCACCGATGTCGACGAGCGCGCCGCCAAGCGCGCGGAGCGACAGGTCGCCGCGCTCTTCGGACTGAGCACGGTGGCCACCGTCGCCTTCGTCGTCTGCTTCGTCGCGATCGACCCGCACACGGTGCTGCGCGTGCTGGGACTCGGCAAGGTCAGCGCGATGAACTTCGCGCTGGGCATCACGCTGGCGATCTCCATGCTGGGCATCGGTTTCGGGCAGATCCACTGGGCCCGCAAGCTGATGAACTCCGAGGAGATGGTCCAGGAGCGGCACCCGATGAAGTCCTCGGCGGCCGACACCGCCGAGGTGTTGGAAATGGCCAAGGCCGGTGCCGCGGACTCCGCACTGCCCCGCCGCAAGCTCATCTGGATGTCGTTGGCCGGCGCGATGGCCGCCTTCCCGGTGACCCTGATCATTCCGCTGCGCGACCTCGGTCCGCTGCCCAAGAAGACGCTGCTCTCCACGGTCTGGGCCGACCCGAAGCGGCGTCAGCTCGTCCAGGCCAACAGCGGTGCCCGCGTCCGGCCGGAGGACATGGAAGCCGGATCGTTGATGTCGATCCACCCCGGCGGCGGTGAGATCACCCAGGAGGAACTCGCCAAGGCCGCCGTGATGATCATCCGGATGCGGCCCGAGGAGGTCCTCAACCAGGCCGAGGCCAACAAGGGCTACCAGGGCATCATGGCCTTCTCCAAGATCTGTAGCCACGCCGGTTGCCCGCTGGGCCTCTACGAGCACAGCACGCACCACATGCTCTGCCCGTGCCACCAGTCCACCTTCGACCTCGCCAAGGGCGGGAAGGTGATCTTCGGGCCTGCCGCGCGCAACCTGCCGCAGTTGGCCATCACGGTCGACAAGGACGGCTACCTGGTCGCCGAGCGCGACTTCGACGAGCCCGTCGGCCCGAGCTTCTGGGAGCGGTCATGA
- a CDS encoding Lrp/AsnC ligand binding domain-containing protein, giving the protein MITAIVLIKADVGAVPEVGEAIAQLPAVSEVYSVTGEHDLIAMVRVHQHDELADVIPGLLNRTPGVVSTETHIAFRTYSRHDLEAAFAIGLE; this is encoded by the coding sequence GTGATTACCGCGATCGTGCTGATCAAGGCCGACGTCGGCGCGGTGCCGGAGGTCGGCGAGGCCATCGCCCAGCTGCCCGCGGTCAGCGAGGTGTACTCGGTGACCGGGGAGCACGACCTGATCGCGATGGTGCGGGTGCATCAGCACGACGAGCTGGCCGACGTGATCCCCGGCCTGCTCAACCGCACCCCCGGGGTGGTCTCCACCGAGACCCACATCGCGTTCCGGACGTACTCCCGGCACGACCTCGAGGCCGCGTTCGCGATCGGGCTGGAGTAG
- a CDS encoding cytochrome c oxidase assembly protein, which yields MALLQAHAGGGLPTAPLTGSRWLTAWSFEPVPLITIEVAAALYLWGVYRLKRAGNAWPVGRTLAFVVGALGSALIATCSSIGTYDEVLLSVHMVQHMILAMTTPVFIALGAPVTLALRTLPKRPRRWLLTVVHSRVVAILTFPVLAGGLFIATPFALYFSGLYEQTLRHPWLHDLSHLHFVLIGCLWYVPLLGIDPLPRRPSYPLRVISAFLTLPFHAWMGVAIMSMNTLIAGDWYLSQHRTWGPSPLSDQHIAGGLLWSSGDLVGVVVFAALFNQWLRASQREARREDRRLDRLEAEDAARAALNARLAQAAEQGPR from the coding sequence GTGGCTTTGCTCCAGGCTCATGCCGGCGGCGGTCTGCCGACCGCTCCGCTGACTGGGTCAAGGTGGCTGACGGCCTGGTCGTTCGAGCCCGTGCCGCTGATCACGATCGAGGTCGCCGCCGCGCTCTACCTGTGGGGCGTGTATCGCCTGAAGCGTGCCGGGAACGCCTGGCCGGTGGGCCGGACCCTGGCTTTTGTCGTCGGGGCGTTGGGTTCGGCCCTGATCGCGACCTGCTCCTCGATCGGTACCTACGACGAGGTCCTGCTCTCCGTCCACATGGTCCAGCACATGATTCTGGCCATGACCACGCCCGTGTTCATCGCGCTGGGCGCCCCGGTGACGCTCGCGCTGCGGACGCTCCCTAAGCGGCCGCGCCGCTGGCTGCTGACCGTGGTGCACTCCCGAGTAGTGGCGATTCTCACATTCCCGGTCCTCGCCGGTGGGTTGTTCATCGCCACCCCGTTCGCGCTGTACTTCAGCGGCCTCTACGAGCAGACGCTGCGCCACCCTTGGCTGCACGACCTGAGCCACCTGCACTTCGTGCTGATCGGCTGCCTCTGGTACGTCCCGCTGCTGGGCATCGACCCCTTGCCGCGCCGCCCCAGCTATCCGTTGCGGGTGATCTCGGCCTTCCTCACGTTGCCGTTCCACGCCTGGATGGGCGTTGCGATCATGTCGATGAACACGCTGATCGCGGGGGACTGGTACCTCTCGCAGCACCGCACCTGGGGGCCGTCGCCGCTGTCGGACCAGCACATCGCGGGCGGTCTGCTGTGGAGCAGCGGCGACCTCGTCGGCGTTGTCGTGTTCGCCGCGCTGTTCAACCAGTGGTTGCGCGCCAGCCAGCGCGAGGCCCGCCGGGAGGACCGCCGGCTGGACCGCCTGGAGGCCGAGGACGCCGCGCGCGCGGCCCTGAATGCTCGGCTGGCGCAAGCGGCCGAGCAGGGGCCTCGGTAG
- a CDS encoding rhomboid family intramembrane serine protease, with product MVIPIHDRNPVRRIPVVTYFLILLNFAVYFFGPSLSHDGVSANAPALCKEDAYIQHWAAIPKELTTNHSLPLNPVQVDDGDTTVTCQAYKFHKSPPLSALTSMFVHGGLLHLLGNMLFLFIFGNNVEDRFGRVGFTAFYLLCGYTSAYAFAFTQPHSTDPLIGASGAIAGVLGAYLWLYPKAKVIALVPFLLFLPLQLPAWLVLGSWFLLQALYAHGSVVSSGGVAYVSHVVGFGIGLLLTILYIGNQREVPERRGVRLR from the coding sequence ATGGTCATCCCGATTCACGACCGCAATCCGGTGCGGCGCATACCGGTGGTGACCTATTTCCTCATCCTGCTGAACTTCGCCGTCTACTTCTTCGGGCCCAGCCTGTCCCACGACGGCGTGTCCGCGAACGCGCCGGCCCTTTGCAAGGAGGACGCCTACATCCAGCACTGGGCCGCGATCCCGAAGGAACTGACGACCAACCACTCGTTGCCGCTGAACCCGGTCCAGGTCGACGACGGCGACACGACCGTCACGTGCCAGGCCTACAAGTTCCACAAGAGTCCGCCGCTGTCGGCGTTGACCTCGATGTTCGTCCACGGCGGCCTGTTGCACCTGCTCGGCAACATGCTTTTCCTGTTCATCTTCGGCAACAACGTCGAGGACCGGTTCGGACGGGTCGGTTTCACCGCGTTCTACCTCTTGTGCGGGTACACGTCTGCCTACGCGTTCGCCTTCACCCAACCCCACTCGACCGACCCGCTGATCGGTGCCTCCGGGGCGATCGCGGGGGTGTTGGGTGCCTATTTGTGGCTGTACCCGAAGGCCAAGGTGATCGCGTTGGTGCCGTTCCTGCTGTTCCTGCCATTGCAACTGCCTGCCTGGTTGGTCCTCGGGAGCTGGTTCCTGCTCCAGGCCCTGTACGCGCACGGCAGCGTGGTCTCCAGCGGTGGGGTCGCCTACGTGTCGCACGTGGTGGGATTCGGGATCGGACTGCTGTTGACCATCCTGTACATCGGAAACCAGCGTGAGGTTCCGGAGAGACGAGGGGTGAGGCTGCGGTGA
- a CDS encoding heme-copper oxidase subunit III, translating into MVSVGTIVWLSSELMFFAALFAMYFTIRSVTGTTNWPPADVHLNLPFASVNTFVLVSSSFTCQAGVFAAERGDVEKLRMWFVITFLMGAFFVAGQATEYTQLTNEGVTMTSSAYGSIFYLATGFHGLHVTMGLFAFLVVLGRTFAARRFTHEQATTAIVVSYYWHFVDVVWIALFGAIYLLQ; encoded by the coding sequence ATGGTCAGTGTCGGGACGATCGTCTGGCTCTCCAGCGAACTGATGTTCTTCGCGGCTCTGTTCGCGATGTACTTCACGATCCGCTCCGTCACCGGGACAACGAACTGGCCGCCGGCTGACGTGCACCTGAACCTGCCGTTCGCCTCGGTCAACACATTCGTGCTGGTCTCCAGCTCCTTCACCTGCCAGGCCGGTGTGTTCGCGGCCGAGCGCGGCGACGTCGAGAAGCTGCGGATGTGGTTCGTGATCACGTTCCTGATGGGCGCGTTCTTCGTTGCCGGTCAGGCCACGGAGTACACCCAGCTGACCAACGAGGGCGTGACGATGACCTCGTCGGCCTACGGCTCGATCTTCTACCTGGCCACCGGTTTCCACGGCCTCCACGTGACGATGGGACTGTTCGCCTTCCTGGTCGTGCTCGGTCGAACGTTCGCAGCGCGCCGCTTCACCCACGAACAGGCCACCACGGCGATCGTGGTCTCGTACTACTGGCACTTCGTCGACGTCGTCTGGATCGCCTTGTTCGGCGCGATCTACCTCCTGCAGTAG
- a CDS encoding NlpC/P60 family protein, producing MSVALAVGLVAAPSTSQAAHTIDVTQAQREVDALYQQAEQATERYDVARNAMQDAERALAQAQSRAGAAQGTVSQLRRTVGAFAASAYRNGGLDQTLQLVFSEDPSTFLDRMASLDALSSREADELRQVVQARQELSASQAAAAQQLAIVDAQRRTLALQKALIEQKLQQAQGVLSQLKAGDRAKLNRASRDDDPRVLLGALPVPTSAQAAAVVSFAMAHLGDRYVWAATGPHAWDCSGLAMMAWRAGGVSLPHSSGEQFASTRRVAMADLQPGDLVFFYSPVSHVGIYIGNGMMVHAPNPGRRVEVKPIDYLPFAGATRP from the coding sequence GTGAGCGTTGCACTCGCCGTGGGGCTGGTGGCTGCACCCTCCACCAGTCAGGCCGCGCACACCATCGACGTCACGCAGGCTCAGCGTGAGGTCGACGCCCTCTACCAGCAGGCTGAGCAGGCCACCGAGCGTTACGACGTCGCCCGCAACGCGATGCAGGACGCCGAGCGCGCCCTGGCCCAGGCCCAGAGCCGCGCCGGCGCGGCGCAGGGCACCGTGAGTCAGCTCCGCCGCACCGTCGGCGCGTTCGCCGCGTCGGCCTACCGCAACGGTGGCCTGGACCAGACTCTGCAGCTCGTGTTCTCCGAGGACCCATCGACGTTCCTGGACCGGATGGCCTCGCTCGACGCGCTGTCCTCCCGTGAGGCCGACGAGCTGCGCCAGGTGGTCCAGGCCCGCCAGGAGCTGTCCGCCAGCCAGGCCGCGGCCGCGCAGCAGTTGGCGATCGTCGACGCTCAGCGCCGCACGCTCGCGCTCCAGAAGGCGCTCATCGAGCAGAAGCTCCAGCAGGCGCAGGGTGTGCTCTCGCAGCTCAAGGCCGGCGACCGGGCGAAGCTGAACCGCGCCTCGCGCGACGACGACCCCCGGGTCCTGCTCGGCGCGCTGCCGGTGCCCACCAGCGCCCAGGCCGCCGCGGTGGTCTCGTTCGCGATGGCCCACCTCGGCGACCGCTACGTGTGGGCGGCAACCGGGCCGCACGCCTGGGACTGCTCCGGGCTGGCGATGATGGCCTGGCGCGCCGGCGGCGTCTCTCTGCCGCACTCCTCCGGCGAGCAGTTCGCCTCGACCCGCAGGGTCGCCATGGCCGACCTGCAGCCCGGCGACCTGGTGTTCTTCTACAGTCCGGTCAGCCACGTCGGGATCTACATCGGCAACGGGATGATGGTCCATGCGCCGAACCCGGGGCGTCGGGTCGAGGTCAAGCCGATCGATTACCTGCCGTTCGCGGGCGCTACCCGCCCCTGA
- a CDS encoding DEDD exonuclease domain-containing protein, whose translation MSPVVAPAPGVGIQGTFDELGTPLREVTFVVVDLETTGSSAHDGITEIGAVKVRGGAVLGEFQTLVNPGTAIPAFISVLTGITDSMVVDAPGVEPALAAFLEFAAGSVLVAHNAPFDVGFLSRACARTGRDWPDFTVIDTVKLARHALSRDEVPNCKLQTLARLFRSAATPNHRALADAQATVDVLHGLLERLGCLGVQSLTELTMFSARTRAAMRRKRHLAAGLPCAPGVYRFEDAGGEVLYVGTSRNIRDRVRSYFTASESRRRMGEMVGLAERVVPIVCATRLEAQVRELRLIAEHKPRYNRRSRFPERAVWLKLTDERFPRLSVVRAVRDDNGAYLGPFGSTRIAEQAMTAAHEAFRLRQCRQPMSERKHVPACALAEMGRCNAPCEGRESAAQYATHADEVREAMHCDSRELIARLRARIDALAAAGRYEDAALHRDRMSAFARTAARMQRLAGLTGCPQIVAARPAEQGRWDIAVIRHGRLAAVAVAADVRSVLGEVEAACATAASVRPAAGPLPAATAEETECILRWLEQSGTRLIQVEGEWASPVHGAGRWRAWLDAAETGRAALVPAGDRAASSAPFGA comes from the coding sequence ATGAGTCCGGTTGTGGCGCCTGCGCCTGGTGTCGGCATCCAGGGAACCTTCGACGAACTGGGCACGCCGTTGCGCGAGGTCACTTTCGTCGTGGTCGACCTGGAGACGACCGGCAGCAGCGCGCACGACGGCATCACCGAGATCGGCGCGGTCAAGGTGCGCGGCGGGGCCGTGCTCGGCGAGTTCCAGACCCTGGTCAACCCCGGAACCGCGATCCCGGCGTTCATCTCCGTGCTCACCGGCATCACCGACTCGATGGTCGTCGACGCGCCCGGAGTCGAGCCGGCGCTCGCGGCGTTCCTGGAGTTCGCCGCCGGCTCGGTACTGGTGGCCCACAACGCACCGTTCGATGTCGGCTTCCTGTCGCGGGCCTGCGCACGCACCGGGCGCGACTGGCCGGACTTCACCGTGATCGACACCGTCAAACTGGCCCGCCACGCGCTCAGCCGCGACGAGGTGCCCAACTGCAAGCTGCAGACGCTCGCCCGGCTGTTCCGCTCCGCCGCCACCCCGAACCACCGGGCGCTGGCCGACGCACAGGCCACCGTCGACGTACTGCACGGGCTGCTGGAACGGCTCGGCTGCCTCGGTGTCCAGTCGCTGACCGAACTGACCATGTTCTCCGCCCGCACCCGAGCCGCGATGCGTCGCAAGCGCCATCTGGCGGCGGGCCTGCCGTGTGCCCCGGGCGTGTACCGCTTCGAGGACGCCGGCGGCGAGGTGCTCTACGTGGGCACGTCGCGGAACATCCGCGACCGGGTCCGCTCGTATTTCACCGCCTCGGAGTCCCGCCGCCGGATGGGCGAGATGGTCGGCCTGGCCGAGCGGGTTGTGCCGATCGTGTGCGCGACCCGGCTGGAGGCCCAGGTCCGCGAGCTGCGCCTGATCGCCGAGCACAAGCCCAGGTACAACCGGCGGTCGCGCTTCCCGGAACGCGCAGTGTGGCTCAAGCTCACCGACGAACGCTTCCCGCGGCTCTCCGTGGTCCGGGCGGTCCGCGACGACAACGGCGCCTACCTCGGCCCGTTCGGTTCGACCCGGATCGCCGAGCAGGCCATGACCGCCGCACACGAGGCGTTCCGGCTGCGGCAGTGCCGCCAGCCGATGTCGGAGCGCAAGCACGTGCCCGCCTGCGCGCTGGCCGAGATGGGCCGGTGCAACGCGCCGTGCGAGGGCCGGGAGTCCGCGGCGCAGTACGCGACGCACGCCGACGAGGTGCGCGAGGCCATGCATTGCGACTCGCGCGAACTGATCGCCCGGTTGCGGGCCCGGATCGACGCGCTGGCCGCAGCCGGCCGCTACGAGGACGCCGCCCTGCACCGCGACCGGATGTCCGCATTCGCCCGCACAGCTGCCCGCATGCAGCGGCTTGCCGGTCTGACCGGTTGCCCGCAGATCGTCGCCGCGCGCCCGGCCGAGCAGGGCCGGTGGGACATCGCGGTGATCCGGCACGGTCGGCTGGCAGCAGTGGCCGTTGCCGCCGACGTCCGGTCGGTGCTCGGCGAGGTGGAGGCGGCCTGCGCCACCGCGGCGAGCGTGCGGCCGGCCGCGGGTCCGCTTCCCGCGGCCACTGCCGAGGAGACCGAGTGCATCCTGCGCTGGCTGGAGCAATCAGGCACCCGACTGATCCAGGTCGAGGGCGAATGGGCGTCCCCGGTCCACGGCGCCGGCCGGTGGCGCGCGTGGCTGGATGCGGCAGAAACCGGACGCGCCGCCCTGGTACCGGCAGGCGACCGCGCGGCATCCAGTGCCCCCTTCGGAGCATGA
- a CDS encoding cytochrome c gives MKVIGRLSTRRRHPLAAFVVVLLALGMVGALYATFAPSGSAEAASGPKSLAIQEGKGLFITSCSTCHGLNAEGSSDGPPLIGVGAAAVDFQVGTGRMPAQSKEAQEPRKQVFFNSDEASALAAYVGSLAPGPAIPTSDQYATDGDLQEGGQIFRTNCASCHNFAGDGGALTYGKYAVGLQATTPKHMYEAMLTGPQAMPIFNDGALTPAQKKDVVTYLARMQKQPDPGGNALGRLGPVTEGLLLWTIVLGALIGVAVWLGAKAK, from the coding sequence TTGAAAGTCATCGGTCGGCTCTCCACCCGGCGCCGCCACCCGTTGGCCGCATTCGTCGTGGTGCTGCTCGCCCTGGGAATGGTCGGTGCGCTGTACGCCACCTTCGCGCCGTCCGGTTCGGCCGAAGCAGCGTCCGGTCCCAAGTCCTTGGCGATCCAAGAAGGCAAGGGCCTGTTCATCACCAGCTGCTCGACCTGCCACGGTCTCAACGCCGAGGGCAGCAGCGACGGCCCGCCGTTGATCGGTGTCGGCGCCGCTGCCGTCGACTTCCAGGTGGGCACGGGCCGGATGCCCGCGCAGTCGAAGGAAGCGCAGGAGCCGCGCAAGCAGGTGTTCTTCAACTCCGACGAGGCCTCGGCGCTGGCCGCCTACGTCGGGTCGCTGGCCCCGGGACCGGCGATCCCCACCTCCGACCAGTACGCCACCGACGGCGACCTGCAGGAGGGCGGGCAGATCTTCCGCACCAACTGCGCCTCCTGCCACAACTTCGCCGGTGACGGCGGGGCACTGACCTACGGCAAGTACGCCGTCGGCCTGCAGGCGACCACGCCGAAACACATGTACGAGGCCATGCTCACCGGCCCGCAGGCGATGCCGATCTTCAACGACGGCGCGCTGACCCCGGCTCAGAAGAAAGACGTCGTCACCTACCTGGCCCGGATGCAGAAGCAGCCGGACCCGGGCGGCAACGCGCTCGGTCGACTCGGTCCGGTGACCGAAGGTCTGCTGCTGTGGACCATCGTGCTCGGGGCGCTGATCGGCGTGGCGGTGTGGTTGGGAGCCAAGGCCAAATGA